The Salmo salar chromosome ssa19, Ssal_v3.1, whole genome shotgun sequence DNA window GAGAACTTGAGGCCACTCCCCTGATGTAGAGCACTCCAATCAGCTTGCAggaaacaaacaaataaacaagcCTTTTCAACACAAACAAACTaacagacggagggagagagggagggagggagtgagggagggagtgagggagggagggagggagggagggagggagggagggagggagggagggagtgagtgagggagggagggagtgagggagtgagggagggagggagggattgggaACGTctgtcatttttgttgttgttttttggcacAAACTAGTTCGGCTGAACTCTGCCTCGGGATGATGTTAAACTCTGGCTGCAGTGTGTGGTGATGTCATCAGTGTGCGCAGCGGAGGGGTGAAGGGTCATTTAGCTAAACTCTTCTTAATCTGCTCCACCTCGAtctgaaaaacacaaacaccAAATGTATAGATAAGATGAAACTATCAGTAGTAAATGCATGTTGTTAAGCACTAGACAGGGAGCatcaccatgtgtgtgtgtgtgtgtgtatattcacCTGTAGAGTAATGCggatcctcttctcctcttccaggTCACTAGACAACTGCTTCATCTCCTGCCTGGGACAGAGACAATACACGCACACTATTAACACACACGCAAACTcatatgcacacgcacacacacacacacacacacacacacacacacacacacacacacacacacacacacacacacacacacacacacacacacacacacacacacaaccgatgtgaaatggctagttagttagcggtggtgcgcgctaatagcatttcaatcagtgacgtcactcgctctgagacttgaagtagggtttccccttgcgttgcggcgcgatgggtaacgatgcttcgtgggttgtcagttgttgatgtgtgcaagggtccctggttcgagcccaggttggtgcgaagagagggacggaacctacactgttacacacacacacacacacacacacctgtgttggCTCTTCAGCAGTTCTACGGAGGCTCTCAGCTCTCTAAGCTGTCCTCTCAGCTCCTCCAGGGTGGGTGTTGGCCTACGCTCAGGGGAGGGACTTAAACCGGAAGAGGTGTGGTTTACAGTTGAAGGGGATGGGCTTGTTGGGTGGAGGGCCAGGCTTCCTGTGGAAAGTGGGGGGAGGACCGCAGGCTTGGGGGGCAGCACACACTTACTGTCAGGTACCTGTGGGGTTTATCACAAATCAGGATacatgagttagccagctaacttactGTCAGGTACCTGTGGGGTTTATCACAAATCAGGATtcatgagttagccagctaacttactGTCAGGTACCTGTGGGGTTTATCACAAATCAGGATtcatgagttagccagctaacttactGTCAGGTACCTGTGGGGTTTATCACAAATCAGGATtcatgagttagccagctaacttactGTCAGGTACTTGTGGGGTTTATCACAAAACAGGAttaatgagttagccagctaacttactGTCAGGTACCTGTGGGGTTTATCACAAATCAGGATtcatgagttagccagctaacttactGTCAGGTACCTGTGGGGTTTATCACAAATCAGGATtcatgagttagccagctaacttactGTCAGGTACCTGTGGGGTTTATCACAAATCAGGATtcatgagttagccagctaacctaCTTACATTTTTATTAAAAATGCCACATTTATTAGGAAAATATGCTTGAAATGGGCATGGATTGATTATATTGTTCTACAGCTACCCATATTCAAGTCTAGGTTCATTAAGGAACCTGAAACCTTTGCTATTTCTCAATGTTTATCAAAGTTAGTTGGCTAACTTGATtgtcctgctttgtagtataatCCCCTGTGTATACACACAGACAACATACACTCTGATTCACAGCTAAGATACAGGTTAATCATGAAAACAATTCTTACAGTGATGGTGAGAAGTGCTTTCCTCTTAGAGACATCTACTGGTCTTGGACACAAGgagtcctgctcctcctccttgtctctgtccttctcactcttctcctcctccaccgcAGGAAAGTTCAGCAAGTCAATACTGGACAGAGAAGactgaaagagagaagaggaagtagagagcaagagagagagagaagggtgtcaTCAACACGTTACGGgaaaaagtatgtgtgtgtgtgtttgtgtgtgtgtgtgtgcaggcacgTGCACAGATAGAGCCCTATGGGTGCTGGAGCACTTGCTCTTTTTATTAAAAGATGATTTGACCATTAAACTAGATGACTTCTCATAAACTCTGAATCTCTAATGATTTGACCACCTAACTAGATGACTTCTCATAAACTCTGAATCTCTAATGATTTGACCATTAAACTAGATGACTTCTCATAAACTCTGAATCTCTAATGATTTGACCACTAAACTAGATGACTTCTCATAAACTCTGAATCTCTAATGATTTGACCACTAAACTAGATGACTTCTCATAAACTCTGAATCTCTAATGATTTGACCACTAAACTAGATGACTTCTCATAAACTCTGAATCTCTAATGATTTGACCACTAAACTAGATGACTTCTCATAAACTCTGAATCTCTAATGATTTGACCACTAAACTAGATGACTTCTCATAAACTCTGAATCTCATAATGTCCCCTCCCTGCAGCCGCGTAGCAGGGTGAGTTTGAAGTTAAAATCATCAGTAGTAGGTTACTTTGGAGTTGCTAGCATGTGCTGTCTCACGGTCAGGTACAGAGAAGGGGGCAACTGCAGTCCGACTGTCAGTAGCAGAACATATTCAAATCAAGTAAAGACTAGCTTGTTTTGCAAGCATAGCCTAgataactagctgattcatctagcctacattagcgATGATCCGATGATAATCACTCCAGTAGTGGTTATAGCAAAGATACTTAACCTATCTCCCTTTAAATCTTTAGTTCTAGGTTGCTTAAAGGCGCTGCATAGTCAATCCGGGGTCTGCATTggccgtacagcatttactgcgaTACAGCCTCtgtagaagtcagggcattcatacttcttgtgcTTTGCGGATcagagcagagctgttgtcaaggatgTTGTCAAGGAAGTGTGTTCATACAGGAACTCCagcccccacctaccgtcaaccaatcatgtcaatgcggagctatacggagccgCATTTTACAAAATTTGGTAGGCACACGGTGATGCAGTACGGAAGGTAGGCACACGGTGATGCAGTACGGAAGGTAGGCACACGGTGATGCAGTACGGAACTCGAGTTGGCCTCTGCAAGCCTCCGGGGgctccgcaattgcgtcacaccctcaGTACAGAGCTTCCGGATCGCATCACTGGAGGAAGCATAAATTCACTTCTAGTCTACAATGTGTGATGAGTCAGTGTGTTTCTGCAAAAAATGTAGACTTATGTTAAAACAAATAATGTCGAGTTTGGCTAGAGGAACAGTAGAAAAGGATGAATGgaattaaagctggaatcctagttgctacatccatttagGACTTAGAAATGAATGATCTGTGCTCATTGATTCTTtcagaatataacttagaaatgaatGATCTGtactcattgattcttgaagaatagaacttagaaatgcctcaagagcttagttcaactgtcacacttcATCaggacccaaaatataagcttgtttaactccaatgtttgtaaacaatgtaaatataaacaaacgctgaagcttcaaaacatggttaaaactatacatttgatatcatggatggtcagtccttgtatccatagctctaTCTAGgaatttgttattgtttcaatgaaGGATTGTAGTTTTAAGTAAAATACATTTGGCCGTGGTTGAGTTTGTGCCCCCGCCGCACCCCTCTCCTGTTTTTTTAAAGCTACGGATCCAGATCACGTTCCACGCATGTATTATTTAACACACATTCTGTTCTTAGTAGCTGCTGCTCCCTTCCTGCTCTCTTTCCTCACCCTCTTCTGAACCTGGATGATGGAGCCTACTGTATCTCTGCCTCTTATTtctgaacagctgaaataaaaacGCTGCGGTGATTTGAACAAACATGCCAGGATATTATGACGGCTACAGCCATCTCTGTCTGCTGTAATGGATGTTGCAGTTGCACAAGCAAGATGCAGTCCGTGCGACATTGCATTGGAGCAAAAACAATCTGCGTTTTGTGTGACGATGTAGGCTAATCTTTGTAGTGGCTGCCATATAATAACCATTACCCAGAGTTGCTGAAAAAGAACACGACTACTTTGACTGTCTGTGTCTTGCTTGTGTTTGATATCCTGTCTAGATAGCTGCATGCAACTCCTCACTTGAGTTTTGCATTGGTGCAAAAAACCGATCTGCTAGTTTATAGGAACATGTTGCTCATGTCTATTGTGTACTACATGAAGTCTGTAGGCTACACCAGACAAAAGCTTCATCGCTGATCAAGGAGGGGGAAGCAGCAGTAGAGCACTGAGCAGCAGCTATGTTGAGCACCTGCCCCGCATGGCTGCGcatggccctgtgtgtgtgtgtgtgtgtgtgtgtgtgtacactcacTGTGCTGATGATCTGGGAgcgtggtctgtgtgtgtgtgtgtgtgtgtgtgtgtgtgtgtgtgtgtgtgtgtgtgtgtgtgtgtgtgtgtgtgtgtgtgtgtgtgtgtgtacactcacTGTGCTGATGATCTGGGAgcgtggtctgtgtgtgtgtgtgtgtgtgtgtgtgtgtgtgtgtgtgtgtctgtgtgtgtgtgtactcactgtgCTGATGATCTGGGAgcgtggtctgtgtgtgtgtgtgtgtgtgtgtgtgtgtgtgtgtgtgtgtgtgtgtgtgtgtgtgtgtgtgtgtgtgtgtgtgtgtgtgtactcactgtgCTGATGATCTGGGAgcgtggtctgtgtgtgtgtgtgtgtgtgtgtgtgtgtgtgtgtgtgtgtgtgtgtgtgtgtgtgtgtgtgtgtgtgtgtgtgtgtgtgtgtgtgtgtgtgtgtgtactcactgtgCTGATGATCTGGGAgcgtggtctgtgtgtgtgtgtgtgtgtgtgtgtgtgtgtgtgtgtgtgtgtgtgtgtgtgtgtgtgtgtgtgtgtgtgtgtgtgtgtgtgtgtgtgtgtgtgtgtgtactcactgtgCTGATGATCTGGGAGCGTGGTCTGCGGTCGAGGACTCTTGGTCTCATTGCGGTTGGATGGTTTAGTTTTTCTGTAGACAAGACTACAGAGTCCAAGTCAACCAcatctacacagacacacacacaccatacaaccATTATAATGCTAATCTATAGGGACAATTCTAACATTTAACCAGAGACTAGgcaatcaaacaaacacacagtttcCTGATCTATAAGAAGGGTTGCTAATTCCTTGCATTtggacagagagatgaagagagaaagagagataaagagataaaGCCAAACCTCTGTCTCTTGAGTTAGCCGACTCCCCTGCTCTGACTGGACTAATGTCCGGTCACATAACTGTCAAATTGACCCTGATTGACCCCTTGTCCTGTCAAACTCACCAATATCTTTTGACCTGTCAGAGGCAGGATCTGGAGTCACAGCCCCACCCTCAAACTTAGGGCTCTCGCACCTGAACAGGTAGACCAAACAACAACTTTAGTGTgtgttgatttgtgtgtgtgtgtgtatgtgtgtgtgtgtgtgtgtgtgtgtgaactgacGGTACAGTAGGAGGTCTCTCAGGTCTGTCAGGGCGtcggggagggaggtgggaggagcTTGTCTTTGGTGGGTGCGGCTTCTTTGGAGATTTGGATGGGAGGGTGGGCTTAGGGATCTCGCCAACCTTCACCTCCTCacctacacacgcacacaagtTAACAAACACATATATGTATACGGACAGGGTAAAATAGTAGGTCTCTGAATGGGAAcgtcatacacacagtcacacacggtCAACATAGAGGTGAGGTGTCAGCCAGCTGAAGAGCTGGGGAGAGCTGCAGCATAAGGCCCAAACAGGCTGAATAGGGCTCAAACTAGCTGAATAGGGCCCAAGCAGGCTGAATAGGAACCCAAGCAGGCTGAATAGGAACCCAAGCAGGCTGAATAGGAACCCAAGCAGGCTGAATAGGAACCCAAGCAGGCTGAATAGGAACCCAAGCAGGCTGAATAGGAACCCAAGCAGGCTGAATAGGAACCCAAGCAGGCTGAATAGGAACCCAAGCAGGCTGAATAGGAACCCAAGCAGGCTGAATAGGAACCCAAGCAGGCTGAATAGGAACCCAAGCAGGCTGAATAGGAACCCAAGCAGGCTGAATAGGAACCCAAGCAGGCTGAATAGGAACCCAAGCAGGCTGAATAGGAACCCAAGCAGGCTGAATAGGAACCCAAGCAGGCTGAATAGGGCCCAAGCAGGCTGAATAGGAACCCAAGCAGGCTGAATAGGGCCCAAGCAGGCTGAATAGCCATATAGGGTAGTAGTcatagagagagcagtagtcaggCTGCAGCAGACATAGCAGATCATACTGGAATAGTGCAGtatagtattggtagtagtatagtagtagttgtataatagtagtactgtagtagtagtatggtagtacTTCTGTTGTCATCAGATCTGTGAGGCAGAGTTTAGTATttgtagtagtactatagtacctTTGTTGTCGTCAGGTGGTCTATGAGGCAAGTGCTCGGGGCGCTCCGGGGGTACCTTTCTGACTTCCGATCTTTTCTCTACAGGTCacacaggggtcaggggtcaactCAGGGAGACATTACTGACACTCCTCCCTAGGTCTTTGGTTCTCTCTCgttctatctctgtctatctgtctggttTAATTATCTCCATAGCTAACGGTTTCTGCCTCTCTCccttaaacacacacagaaaagagAGGAGCGgacatggagatagagagagcattGAGATGCACACAAAATGGTACCAGTGTCTgagcagagaagagcagagagaggagagacagaggattgAGATAGAGGACAGGtaaggagagatagaggatggagatagaggagagagaggattgagatagaggatggagatagagagagatagaggattgAGATAGAGGATTAAGATAGAGGATTAAGacaggagagatagaggatggagatagaggagagatagaggactgAGATAGAGGATTGAGATAGAGGACAGGtaaggagagatagaggatggagatagaggatggagatagAGGACTGAGATAGAGGACTGAGATAGAGGattgagatagaggagagagaggattgagatagaggatggagatagaggagagagaggattgagatagaggatggagatagAGGACTGAGATAGAGGATTGAGATAGAGGACTGAGATAGAGGAttgagatagaggatggagagagaggagagagaggattgaGAGAGAGGATTGAGATAGAGGActgagatagaggatagagatagaggattgagatagaggatggagagagagggttgagatagagatagaggacaggtaaggagagatagaggatggagatagagagagatagaggacaggtaatgagagatagaggatggagatggaggagatagaggatggagagagaggattgagatagaggatggagatagaggatggagatagAGGACTGAGATAGAGGACTGAGATAGAGGAttgagatagaggatggagagagagggttgagatagagatagaggacaggtaaggagagatagaggatggagatagagagagatagaggacaggtaatgagagatagaggatggagatggAGGACAGGAAAATTAGGGGAgaaaagggaagagaggagaggaaaagagaggtgaGGACAGGATTACCTGTGGTGTGTTTAGCTGAGGGGGCACTGGGGGGAGGCGGCTTCTTTGGTCTCTGcaaacacacacgtgcacatgcacacacacaaagtcattTTGCTCTCATGGAATTTCCTTCCTTGAACACTGCGATAACAGTATAAATCCAATTCTATTGTGTGTCTTACCTCTTTCTCTACATCAGGAATTAGCAGCTTGACAAAGTTATCAGGGAAgactccctttctcccccctacctcccccATCCACCAACCCGCGTCagcacagtcctacaacacacagaATCCACATACGCAGgttatacacatgcacacacccctctctctctctcacacacacacacacacacacacacacacacacacacacacacacacacacacacacacacacacacacacacacacacacacacacacacacacacacacacacacacacacacacacacgtacccccccacattctgaaattgcatttttgtccccttgAGTTTAATCATTGGAATGtaatacaaaacgaggcaacagtgtgctttaggaccatgaggACACCTCcaagcggtcgggtaggctgtttggagtattAATTTGactgg harbors:
- the sh3kbp1 gene encoding SH3 domain-containing kinase-binding protein 1 isoform X3, producing the protein MVEVVVEFDYEAQQEDELSLHVGDIIVKVTKDDGGWWEGEIDGRRGLFPDNFVREIKKDVKREAGPKSDLSNGSASPVSEPSLRPARKGDQIRQRRCKASFSYVPQNEDELELKIGDVINILGEVEEGWWEGSLNGKTGMFPSNFTRELEDTPASLDTSTRSSQEELRSSRTSKDSPGSESDGGESRSDSGEIQPKKVRGFGFGDIFKDQPIRLRPASEDIDTEGEKAQVRKSPSVAPETMKAEPEGKVKGRELCKVIFPYDAQNEDELSIKEGEVVSIINRDCADAGWWMGEVGGRKGVFPDNFVKLLIPDVEKERPKKPPPPSAPSAKHTTEKRSEVRKVPPERPEHLPHRPPDDNKGEEVKVGEIPKPTLPSKSPKKPHPPKTSSSHLPPRRPDRPERPPTVPCESPKFEGGAVTPDPASDRSKDIEKLNHPTAMRPRVLDRRPRSQIISTSSLSSIDLLNFPAVEEEKSEKDRDKEEEQDSLCPRPVDVSKRKALLTITVPDSKCVLPPKPAVLPPLSTGSLALHPTSPSPSTVNHTSSGLSPSPERRPTPTLEELRGQLRELRASVELLKSQHRQEMKQLSSDLEEEKRIRITLQIEVEQIKKSLAK
- the sh3kbp1 gene encoding SH3 domain-containing kinase-binding protein 1 isoform X1, with translation MVEVVVEFDYEAQQEDELSLHVGDIIVKVTKDDGGWWEGEIDGRRGLFPDNFVREIKKDVKREAGPKSDLSNGSASPVSEPSLRPARKGDQIRQRRCKASFSYVPQNEDELELKIGDVINILGEVEEGWWEGSLNGKTGMFPSNFTRELEDTPASLDTSTRSSQEELRSSRTSKDSPGSESDGGESRSDSGEIQPKKVRGFGFGDIFKDQPIRLRPASEDIDTEGEKAQVRKSPSVAPETMKAEPEGKVKGRELCKVIFPYDAQNEDELSIKEGEVVSIINRDCADAGWWMGEVGGRKGVFPDNFVKLLIPDVEKERPKKPPPPSAPSAKHTTEKRSEVRKVPPERPEHLPHRPPDDNKGEEVKVGEIPKPTLPSKSPKKPHPPKTSSSHLPPRRPDRPERPPTVPCESPKFEGGAVTPDPASDRSKDIDVVDLDSVVLSTEKLNHPTAMRPRVLDRRPRSQIISTSSLSSIDLLNFPAVEEEKSEKDRDKEEEQDSLCPRPVDVSKRKALLTITVPDSKCVLPPKPAVLPPLSTGSLALHPTSPSPSTVNHTSSGLSPSPERRPTPTLEELRGQLRELRASVELLKSQHRQEMKQLSSDLEEEKRIRITLQIEVEQIKKSLAK
- the sh3kbp1 gene encoding SH3 domain-containing kinase-binding protein 1 isoform X2; translation: MVEVVVEFDYEAQQEDELSLHVGDIIVKVTKDDGGWWEGEIDGRRGLFPDNFVREIKKDVKREAGPKSDLSNGSASPVSEPSLRPARKGDQIRQRRCKASFSYVPQNEDELELKIGDVINILGEVEEGWWEGSLNGKTGMFPSNFTRELEDTPASLDTSTRSSQEELRSSRTSKDSPGSESDGGESRSDSGEIQPKKVRGFGFGDIFKDQPIRLRPASEDIDTEGEKAQVRKSPSVAPETMKAEPEGKVKGRELCKVIFPYDAQNEDELSIKEGEVVSIINRDCADAGWWMGEVGGRKGVFPDNFVKLLIPDVEKERPKKPPPPSAPSAKHTTEKRSEVRKVPPERPEHLPHRPPDDNKGEEVKVGEIPKPTLPSKSPKKPHPPKTSSSHLPPRRPDRPERPPTVPCESPKFEGGAVTPDPASDRSKDIVLSTEKLNHPTAMRPRVLDRRPRSQIISTSSLSSIDLLNFPAVEEEKSEKDRDKEEEQDSLCPRPVDVSKRKALLTITVPDSKCVLPPKPAVLPPLSTGSLALHPTSPSPSTVNHTSSGLSPSPERRPTPTLEELRGQLRELRASVELLKSQHRQEMKQLSSDLEEEKRIRITLQIEVEQIKKSLAK
- the sh3kbp1 gene encoding SH3 domain-containing kinase-binding protein 1 isoform X4 → MVEVVVEFDYEAQQEDELSLHVGDIIVKVTKDDGGWWEGEIDGRRGLFPDNFVREIKKDVKREAGPKSDLSNGSASPVSEPSLRPARKGDQIRQRRCKASFSYVPQNEDELELKIGDVINILGEVEEGWWEGSLNGKTGMFPSNFTRELEDTPASLDTSTRSSQEELRSSRTSKDSPGSESDGGESRSDSGEIQPKKVRGFGFGDIFKDQPIRLRPASEDIDTEGEKAQVRKSPSVAPETMKAEPEGKVKGRELCKVIFPYDAQNEDELSIKEGEVVSIINRDCADAGWWMGEVGGRKGVFPDNFVKLLIPDVEKERPKKPPPPSAPSAKHTTGEEVKVGEIPKPTLPSKSPKKPHPPKTSSSHLPPRRPDRPERPPTVPCESPKFEGGAVTPDPASDRSKDIDVVDLDSVVLSTEKLNHPTAMRPRVLDRRPRSQIISTSSLSSIDLLNFPAVEEEKSEKDRDKEEEQDSLCPRPVDVSKRKALLTITVPDSKCVLPPKPAVLPPLSTGSLALHPTSPSPSTVNHTSSGLSPSPERRPTPTLEELRGQLRELRASVELLKSQHRQEMKQLSSDLEEEKRIRITLQIEVEQIKKSLAK